The Anaerolineae bacterium genome contains the following window.
CAAAGGCACGAACACGCCGCTCCAAGTTTCTGGCTCTGGCGCCTGCTACTTAACATAAATTCACCAACAGTATCATTATGTCGGTAATCGTAGGGACAGCGCCTTGTGCCTGTGTTCCGGGGCGACCACAAGGGTACGCCCCTACATTACCGGATTAATTTCTAAAAATTCATATTGGTCGGCAATTCGCCTGCCCAATTGCCGACCTAAAAATATTAAATTTGTTAAATTTGTTAAAAAAGCTTGCCAAATTCAAAAAAATGTGATAAACTGGGTAACATACAAGATATTGTGTAAAACAAACGTTCTGCAACTACATCTAGGAGGTTGTTATGGGTAAAAATGCAAAATTGGCGGTTCGTCTCCACTCACAAGAACGCGAATGGCTCCTCAGCCTGGGCAATGGCAATATTGTCGAAGGGGTAAGGAATTTAGTTCAGCAAGCCAAAGAAAAACAATTTATCAGGGATAATTTGAGGGGTAAAAGCGGAAAAACAAATTTATGGGGCCACAAGAGCCGGTAACCAGGTGCTTCTGACCAACTCTTACTTTAACCGCAACCGATAGCCATATCCCCACACCGTCTCTATCCACTCCTTCCCAATACGCTCTCTCACCCGGCTCACCATTTTGTCTACCTGATAATCGTAGATAGCGTCTGTTTCTGTTTCCGGCCAAACCGCCGCAATAATTTCATCCTTGCTGACTGCTTCTCCGGCGCGCAGGTAAAGATAATTCAACAGATCGAACTGCTTCAAAGATAAACGGGGGGTCAATTTTTGGCCGTGCACCCACACCTCGCGGGCGCTGGCCTCTACCCGCAATATTTCCGCCGCAACCGCCACGCCTGGATGGGTGCGGGTTACGGCCAGGTCAACAAAAACAAACACGGCTTCACCAATGCGAACTTCGGCGCCGTCGCTCAGAAGCACCTCTGCAGTCACAGGTTCATTGTTTAACAACGTCCCGTTTTTGCTGCCCAAATCTTTGAGCCAGTAAAGCTGGTCTCGTTTAATAATTTGCGCGTGGCGACGGCTGGCAAAATCATTCTCAATCACTACCTGGCAGCTTGGTGCCCGGCCCAGCGTGGTCACATCTTGGGCCAACAGAATCTCCCGCCTGCCTTGCCCCGCCATCCCACCTTTGACCATCAATTTAGCTACATCGTCTGCCATATCAAAAACCCTGTTTCTATGGTATACTATTGAGGTGTCACTTAACCGGAACGGGTGACACCTAACACTTTCATGATACACAACATATCCTGATAGACAAGCCGTGACTGCAAAGGATTTATTGGGCCAAAAGATAGGCCCTTATCACATCGAATCCATTTTGGGCAGCGGCGGGATGGCTGTTGTTTACCAGGCCCGTGACCCCGAGAACCAGGTGATCGCGCTGAAAGTTCTCTTTCCGCCGCCCGGCACCGGCGCAGAAATCCTGACGCGCTTTGAGCGAGAAGCCCGGACTGCGGCCCGGCTCAATCATCCGGGCATTGTTCGCGTTTTTGCCGTGGGCCGGGCTGCCGGTTATGCCTATATGGCGATGACTCTGGTGGAGGGCCAAACCCTCACTACCCGGCTGGCCCAGGTGGGCAAGTTGGACGAAACAATAGCTGCCGACATCGCCTGGCAAATTGCCGACGCCCTCTACTACGCCCATCGCCAGGGCGTGGTCCACCGGGATGTCAAA
Protein-coding sequences here:
- a CDS encoding FHA domain-containing protein produces the protein MADDVAKLMVKGGMAGQGRREILLAQDVTTLGRAPSCQVVIENDFASRRHAQIIKRDQLYWLKDLGSKNGTLLNNEPVTAEVLLSDGAEVRIGEAVFVFVDLAVTRTHPGVAVAAEILRVEASAREVWVHGQKLTPRLSLKQFDLLNYLYLRAGEAVSKDEIIAAVWPETETDAIYDYQVDKMVSRVRERIGKEWIETVWGYGYRLRLK